The Mycolicibacterium duvalii DNA window CCGGGCGCGCCGCACCCTGACCGAGTTGTACGAGAGCGGTGAGCACGACCTGGCGACCCTGTCGGTGGCCGCGCGCCAGATCCGCAGCATGACCAGGCTGAGTGGAACGGGAACAGCTGGGTGACTGATCAGCACGGCTTCACAGCGCCGGTGCATGTCCGTTGGTCCGACATCGACATGTATCAGCACGTCAATCACGCGACGATGGTCACCATCCTCGAGGAAGCCAGAATCCCGTTCCTGCGGGAGCCCTTCGGCGACGACATCATCACGATCGGGCTGCTGATCGCCGAGGTCAACATCGCCTACAAGGCCCAGCTGCGGTTGGTGGATTCTCCGCTGCAGGTCACGATGTGGTCCAAGCGGGTCCGTGCGGTCGATTTCACGATCGGCTACGAAGTGCGCCCGGTCCACGCCGCGCCGGACTCCCGACCTGCCGTCATCGCCGACACCCAGCTGGCCGCTGTGCACATCGAAGAGCAGCGGCTGCAACGGCTTTCCGACCGCCAGCGGGAGTACCTGCGCCGCTGGTCGCGATGATGGCCGAGGAGCGCGGCGTGTGGTTGGGGCCCGACGCAGGGGTGCAGTCCCGGACCGCACAGCGAGACGACCTGGCCACCTTCGTCGACCGGGCGCGCCGGCTCGACGAGTCGGCGGTGATCCGGCTGCGCGGACGCGGCGACACCCTGATCGTCGCGTGGGTCGCCACCGGTTTCGACGTGCTGGCCAGCCGAGTGGTGACCGGCCGGGTCCGTCCGGCGGATCTGTGCGCCGGCGCCGACGCACTGTCGGCGGGGCTGGCCGCGATGACCCCCGACGGTCACGTCGACCCCGGGTTCTCGATGGACTCGGCCTGGCGCGGGGCGCTGCCACCGGACACCGGTTTCGTCCATCTCGACGACGTACCCGCCGCGGCGGTGCGCGACCTGGCCCAGCGCGGGTCGCAGCTGGCGCAGGAGCACGCCAGTGCGCACGGCCCGCCCACGTCGCTGCTCGACCAGGAGGTGCTGCACGTCAGCGCCGGCCCCGGCGCCGAAGCGGCCGGCGTGCCGATGCGTTGCGTGCTGGCGCTGGCGGGCATGGGTTTCGTGCCGTCGTCGGCCGAGGATGTCGTCCGGGTTCGCGCGACGCCGGCGTGGCTGCGCGTCGACGCCCGATTCGGCACCGTCTACCAGCGCCGCGGTGCTCCCGCGGTGGTGCTGCGCTGAGGCGCCTGCTCAGAAGGGCGAATTGACCATCGAGTCGGCCGCCATCTCCAGATAGGCGATCAGTTCCCGCCGGTGCGCGTCGTCGAGGGTGGTGGCGTCGATGTCGGCGACCGCGGTGTGCATGCAGCGCAGCCAGGCATCCCGTTCCAGGAACCCGATCCGGAAGGGTGCGTGCCGCATCCGAAGCCGCGGATGTCCGCGCTGGTCGGAATAGGTGCGCGGGCCGCCCCAGTACTGCTCGAGGAACATTCGCAGCCGCTCCTCGGCGCCGTCGAGGTCGTCGTCGGGGTAGAGGGGACGCAGGATCTCGTCCTCGCGAACCAACTCGTAGAACCGTCCGACGATCTTGCGGAACGTATCGTGCCCACCCACAGCGTCGTAGAACGACCGGGGTGTTTCGACTGCATCCATCACCCCCATTGTGGGACATGGTCGTGGTGCCGTCACGCGCCGTACCGGCGCGACCGCGGCTCGGGGGGCCGGGCCCCGGTCACGGAAAGTTCACCGGACTGACCAGCGAACACGATCAGAAATGTCGTGCGAACCGCTGGCATCCATGGTGAACTGTCGGGCGGAGGACGTATGGCGCAGCGCAGGAACGGTCGCGGCCACCGGCACCACCGGGTCGCGGCAGGCTCATCCGGGTCGACAGCGGGTATCGCGGCGCGCGCTCTGCACAGCGTCAGCCCTGCCACCGACGGCTACGTCGCCACGACGGCTCCGGAGCCCGCCATCTGGGGGCGGCGCCGGGTGTTGCTGCTCAACTCCACCTACGAGCCGCTCACGGCACTGCCGATGCGCCGCGCGGTGATCATGTTGATGTGCGAGAAGGCCGACGTGGTGCACGACGACCCGATGGGCCCGGTGATCCACTCCGCGACCCGCAGCATCGTGGTGCCGTCGGTGATTCGGCTGCGCACGTACGTCCGCGTGCCCTACCGCGCGCGGGTGCCGATGACGCGGGCCGCGCTGATGCACCGCGACCGGTTCCGCTGCGCGTACTGCGGGTCCAAAGCCGACACCGTCGACCACGTCGTCCCGCGCAGCCGCGGCGGGGACCACTCGTGGGAGAACTGTGTGGCGGCCTGCTCGGCGTGCAATCACCGCAAGGCCGACAAGCTGCTGGCCGAGCTGGGCTGGACCCTGCGGGCCGCGCCGCTGCCCCCGAAGGGCCAGCACTGGCGGTTGCTGTCCACGGTCAAGGAACTCGACCCGGCGTGGGCGAGATATCTGGGTGAGGGCGCGGCCTGACGCGGCTGTGGGATACGGTTTGACCGTGAACGATGCATTGATCCACGCCAGCTTTGTGGTGGTCCCACTGGCGTTGGCCGGGGTGCTGTCGCTGTTCATCTGGCGGCAGAAGAACCCGCACCCCGCGACCTATGACATGTCGGAGAAGTGGACGCACGAACCGATCCTGTGGGCGTCCGATGACCCCGCCGATCACGGCCACGGCGGCCATGGTTCGCATCTGACCATCGGAGGTGGCGCAAGTGGCAAGTGGTGAGGTCGCAACGGCAACGTCGGCCGGTCAGCTGCGGCAGCTGCCCTACGGTGCCGCGGTCACCACGAGTGGCCGGATCTCGGCGGTCACCGAACCGGGTGAGCTGTCGGTGCACTACCCGTTCCCGACGATGGACCTGGTGACGCTCGACAACGCGCTGAAGTTCGGGTCCCGCGCAGCCAAGGCGCGCTTCGCGGTGTACATCGGCGATCTGGGCGCCGACACCGCGGCCACCGCCCGCGAGATCCTGGCCCGAGTGCCCACCCCGGACAACGCGGTGCTGCTGGCGGTGTCACC harbors:
- a CDS encoding acyl-CoA thioesterase, with the translated sequence MTDQHGFTAPVHVRWSDIDMYQHVNHATMVTILEEARIPFLREPFGDDIITIGLLIAEVNIAYKAQLRLVDSPLQVTMWSKRVRAVDFTIGYEVRPVHAAPDSRPAVIADTQLAAVHIEEQRLQRLSDRQREYLRRWSR
- a CDS encoding globin — protein: MGVMDAVETPRSFYDAVGGHDTFRKIVGRFYELVREDEILRPLYPDDDLDGAEERLRMFLEQYWGGPRTYSDQRGHPRLRMRHAPFRIGFLERDAWLRCMHTAVADIDATTLDDAHRRELIAYLEMAADSMVNSPF
- a CDS encoding HNH endonuclease; amino-acid sequence: MAQRRNGRGHRHHRVAAGSSGSTAGIAARALHSVSPATDGYVATTAPEPAIWGRRRVLLLNSTYEPLTALPMRRAVIMLMCEKADVVHDDPMGPVIHSATRSIVVPSVIRLRTYVRVPYRARVPMTRAALMHRDRFRCAYCGSKADTVDHVVPRSRGGDHSWENCVAACSACNHRKADKLLAELGWTLRAAPLPPKGQHWRLLSTVKELDPAWARYLGEGAA
- the ctaJ gene encoding aa3-type cytochrome oxidase subunit CtaJ; the protein is MNDALIHASFVVVPLALAGVLSLFIWRQKNPHPATYDMSEKWTHEPILWASDDPADHGHGGHGSHLTIGGGASGKW
- a CDS encoding DUF5130 domain-containing protein — its product is MASGEVATATSAGQLRQLPYGAAVTTSGRISAVTEPGELSVHYPFPTMDLVTLDNALKFGSRAAKARFAVYIGDLGADTAATAREILARVPTPDNAVLLAVSPNQRAIEVVYGSEVKGRGIEEAAPLGVSAAAASFKEGNLIDGLISGVRVLSAGVSPR